The Kogia breviceps isolate mKogBre1 chromosome 4, mKogBre1 haplotype 1, whole genome shotgun sequence genome window below encodes:
- the CCNI2 gene encoding cyclin-I2 isoform X1 translates to MASGGRPAPETSASEIRSVRRPGESPDESLGETVLRCLLPPPPWNVSLPAAIRRSFPEACLHGAVSLPEPSWTRPMRGAMWPRPAARPAPGAALGPPPPSPPVPSRPGLVPSDWGGVLDERQLDAHLAQAQGREARLWLGGRLQQVEICEAFQEVVLGLLRVENIFDFSQTTFNLALTIFSRLIVSVKIKKCLLHCVTITSLRLAAKVNEEEELIPRIKDFIKHYGSGYSPNELLRMELAILDKLHWDLYSGTPLDFLTIVSTSLPWTRCAFRTAVHNIGWQSTRPCICSTVR, encoded by the exons ATGGCTTCCGGCGGGCGGCCCGCCCCGGAGACGTCCGCCTCGGAGATAAGATCCGTCCGGCGTCCAGGTGAGAGTCCGGACGAAAGTCTGGGCGAAACAGTCCTTCGCTGTCTTCTCCCGCCGCCTCCGTGGAATGTCTCTCTCCCCGCTGCGATCCGGAGAAGTTTCCCGGAGGCTTGCCTGCACGGAGCGGTCAGTCTCCCGGAGCCGTCGTGGACCAGACCAATGCGGGGGGCAATGTGGCCTCGGCCAGCcgcgcgccccgcccccggcgccgcTCTGGGGCCACCGCCCCCGTCGCCCCCAGTTCCCAGCCGGCCCGGGCTGGTGCCGAGCGACTGGGGAGGCGTCCTGGACGAGCGCCAGCTGGACGCCCACCTGGCCCAGGCCCAGGGCCGCGAGGCGCGCCTGTGGCTGGGGGGCCGACTCCAG CAGGTGGAGATTTGTGAAGCTTTCCAGGAAGTCGTGTTGGGGCTCCTGAGAGTTGAGAACATCTTTGACTTCTCCCAGACCACTTTTAACCTGGCCCTCACTATCTTCAGCCGCCTCATAGTTTCAGTAAAG ATAAAAAAGTGTTTACTCCATTGTGTTACAATTACTTCCTTGAGACTTGCTGCAAAAGTTAATGAAGAAGAGGAG tTAATTCCACGCATAAAAGACTTCATAAAGCACTATGGCTCTGGCTATTCCCCGAATGAGCTGCTGAGGATGGAGCTGGCTATTTTGGACAAACTTCACTGGGACCTCTACAGTGGGACACCGCTGGACTTCTTGACCATAGTAAGTACGAGTCTACCCTGGACTCGCTGTGCCTTTAGAACAGCTGTTCACAACATAGGATGGCAAAGCACACGTCCTTGCATATGCAGCACAGTGAGGTGA
- the CCNI2 gene encoding cyclin-I2 isoform X2, whose amino-acid sequence MSLSPLRSGEVSRRLACTERSVSRSRRGPDQCGGQCGLGQPRAPPPAPLWGHRPRRPQFPAGPGWCRATGEASWTSASWTPTWPRPRAARRACGWGADSRYRFPRGPLPRACSSSSSRAHGTRPGSTCTRDQQVEICEAFQEVVLGLLRVENIFDFSQTTFNLALTIFSRLIVSVKIKKCLLHCVTITSLRLAAKVNEEEELIPRIKDFIKHYGSGYSPNELLRMELAILDKLHWDLYSGTPLDFLTIVSTSLPWTRCAFRTAVHNIGWQSTRPCICSTVR is encoded by the exons ATGTCTCTCTCCCCGCTGCGATCCGGAGAAGTTTCCCGGAGGCTTGCCTGCACGGAGCGGTCAGTCTCCCGGAGCCGTCGTGGACCAGACCAATGCGGGGGGCAATGTGGCCTCGGCCAGCcgcgcgccccgcccccggcgccgcTCTGGGGCCACCGCCCCCGTCGCCCCCAGTTCCCAGCCGGCCCGGGCTGGTGCCGAGCGACTGGGGAGGCGTCCTGGACGAGCGCCAGCTGGACGCCCACCTGGCCCAGGCCCAGGGCCGCGAGGCGCGCCTGTGGCTGGGGGGCCGACTCCAGGTACCGGTTCCCGCGGGGGCCCCTCCCGAGAGCATGTTCATCCTCCTCCTCACGCGCGCACGGGACGCGGCCGGGTTCCACCTGCACCCGCGATCAG CAGGTGGAGATTTGTGAAGCTTTCCAGGAAGTCGTGTTGGGGCTCCTGAGAGTTGAGAACATCTTTGACTTCTCCCAGACCACTTTTAACCTGGCCCTCACTATCTTCAGCCGCCTCATAGTTTCAGTAAAG ATAAAAAAGTGTTTACTCCATTGTGTTACAATTACTTCCTTGAGACTTGCTGCAAAAGTTAATGAAGAAGAGGAG tTAATTCCACGCATAAAAGACTTCATAAAGCACTATGGCTCTGGCTATTCCCCGAATGAGCTGCTGAGGATGGAGCTGGCTATTTTGGACAAACTTCACTGGGACCTCTACAGTGGGACACCGCTGGACTTCTTGACCATAGTAAGTACGAGTCTACCCTGGACTCGCTGTGCCTTTAGAACAGCTGTTCACAACATAGGATGGCAAAGCACACGTCCTTGCATATGCAGCACAGTGAGGTGA
- the CCNI2 gene encoding cyclin-I2 isoform X3, which produces MASGGRPAPETSASEIRSVRRPGESPDESLGETVLRCLLPPPPWNVSLPAAIRRSFPEACLHGAVSLPEPSWTRPMRGAMWPRPAARPAPGAALGPPPPSPPVPSRPGLVPSDWGGVLDERQLDAHLAQAQGREARLWLGGRLQQVEICEAFQEVVLGLLRVENIFDFSQTTFNLALTIFSRLIVSVKLIPRIKDFIKHYGSGYSPNELLRMELAILDKLHWDLYSGTPLDFLTIVSTSLPWTRCAFRTAVHNIGWQSTRPCICSTVR; this is translated from the exons ATGGCTTCCGGCGGGCGGCCCGCCCCGGAGACGTCCGCCTCGGAGATAAGATCCGTCCGGCGTCCAGGTGAGAGTCCGGACGAAAGTCTGGGCGAAACAGTCCTTCGCTGTCTTCTCCCGCCGCCTCCGTGGAATGTCTCTCTCCCCGCTGCGATCCGGAGAAGTTTCCCGGAGGCTTGCCTGCACGGAGCGGTCAGTCTCCCGGAGCCGTCGTGGACCAGACCAATGCGGGGGGCAATGTGGCCTCGGCCAGCcgcgcgccccgcccccggcgccgcTCTGGGGCCACCGCCCCCGTCGCCCCCAGTTCCCAGCCGGCCCGGGCTGGTGCCGAGCGACTGGGGAGGCGTCCTGGACGAGCGCCAGCTGGACGCCCACCTGGCCCAGGCCCAGGGCCGCGAGGCGCGCCTGTGGCTGGGGGGCCGACTCCAG CAGGTGGAGATTTGTGAAGCTTTCCAGGAAGTCGTGTTGGGGCTCCTGAGAGTTGAGAACATCTTTGACTTCTCCCAGACCACTTTTAACCTGGCCCTCACTATCTTCAGCCGCCTCATAGTTTCAGTAAAG tTAATTCCACGCATAAAAGACTTCATAAAGCACTATGGCTCTGGCTATTCCCCGAATGAGCTGCTGAGGATGGAGCTGGCTATTTTGGACAAACTTCACTGGGACCTCTACAGTGGGACACCGCTGGACTTCTTGACCATAGTAAGTACGAGTCTACCCTGGACTCGCTGTGCCTTTAGAACAGCTGTTCACAACATAGGATGGCAAAGCACACGTCCTTGCATATGCAGCACAGTGAGGTGA